From the Xiphophorus hellerii strain 12219 chromosome 20, Xiphophorus_hellerii-4.1, whole genome shotgun sequence genome, the window ATTGCCTTTCTGATTATGTGCGTTTCCTGTTGTTTCTTTGTTCCCCTTAGCGCTGCTGACTGGAAGCTGGATGAACCAGCGTGGAGCGGGAGGCTGAAAATCACCGCCAAAGACAAGAAGGCCTTTATCAAGTTGGAGGACAGAAACAcaggtgaatactttttaaaacgACAGCATGTTATCAGGAAAGAGCAACTTCTTTACTGCTTATTTTGGTTGTTGATCGTTAAAGACTAATGCAGTCAAACCTTTTTTTAGGGGTATTTCCTTTTACGTCatcttgctgtttttgttttgcttaatcAACGGCCTGATCCGGGTTTCTGCTCAAATGTTGctccattttatttatctgttgtttttgtttctgcgtCTCTGCAGGAGAGCTGTACGCACAAGCCCCGGTTGAGCAGTATCCAGGCATCGCAGTGGAGGCCGTCACAGACTCCAGCCGGTACTTTGTCATCCGGATAGAGGACGGAACGGGTgagaacatttctgatttaagaaaaaaaaggtagcATCAACTCTATCTAATATAAAACTAGCAGTAGTTTGAGTTAATCTGGTTACTTTATCCTCTTTCTAGCCctgtattttacataaagttttttatttatttatagagtctgtttccttctttccttttcttttttctttttaggacGTCACGCTTTCATCGGTTTGGGTTTTGCAGACCGTGGAGACTCGTTTGACTTCAATGTGGCTTTACAAGATCATTTTAAGTAAGAGGAGAACACGTGCAGTAACGACCTAAAGtacatacaaaaatatatacagctTGCATTTaagattgaaaaagaaaacccttGGTAAAATTGTTCTACCCAGAAATCTTCATGTGGCATAGTTTTAACTTCACtgggttcaaattctgtaaaaaaccCATTAAGCATCTTTTTCTAtctaattattaatcagttaataaaataatagtcagttattttattaacaaatgACCACAGAAGGACtgctatgttattgcattttaggcattaaaatatttttcttattttaaaaaggaccTGAATTATTAgttaattagcatttttaatgtatttctaaaattgCATAGAAAAAGCTCAAGTGGTTAAACGAAAAATcggcagaatgtgccaatttttatATCCGATTGATTGCTTAACCCTccgaataatcaattactaaaataatcgttagttgcagccttTATCACAACGAATCTTTGGCTGTCTGCTGCAGCATCTGATTtagataaagtatttttttacttttcattttgaatatGTTTGTACCTCTAAAGGTGGGTGAAACAAGAAGGGGATCTTGCGAAACTGGAGGCGTCTCAGAGTTCAGCGCCTAAACTGGACCTGAGCTTCAAGGAGGGACAGACCATCAAGATCAGCATCGGGGTGAGCAGAAGGAAACGCAGCACGGACGATCACATGATTAAAGAAACAGGCTGATATAAACACGCAGAAACCGATCTGATCACTTCAGAACATCAAGAAGAAGGACGCAGGCGGCGCCAAGCCGCGTCCTCTGGGTGGCGGTCTGCTCCCTCCCCCTCCCGGAGGAAAAGCCGGCGGCTGTGTCCTGCCTCCGCCTGGAGGACTGCAGACGCTCCCAGCTGCTCAGCCCAGCACCGGTACCCGTCCTGCTCTCCAAAAGCATCGTTTGTCGTTGACATTATCTGGAATATCTCCGTTATTCTAACAGGACTTCTGTCCACCCTTTCAGCTCCGCTGTTGGACTTGGGTTCTCCGGTCGCTGCGGCCCAGCCCAGCTCTGACATGTGGGGGGATTTCACCTCTGCTGGCTCCAAgtatgttttcctctttttgccATCACCTCTCATTCTCtcgttagggttagggttagggttatggGTGCTTGAAAATCCTTGAATTTAAGTGTTTTCAGGGTTTGAAATGTGCTTAATTTCTGTATAAAGTCActgaaagtgcttgatattctAACTCAAGCACTTCAGTTCCTTTAAAAAAGACCtgaattattagtttatttgcatttttaatgtatttctaatattgcatagaAAAatcttaagtggttaaatgaaaaatcggtagaatgtgccaatttttatatctgattaattgattaaacagccgaataatcaattactaaaataatcgttagttgcagccttTATCACAACACATCTTTGGTTGTCTGctgatttagtctttttttttttttttgaatttgtttgtaTCTCTAAAGTTTGGTAATAAAGTTCAGtgtaacatttgattaaaagcctaaatttgcAAAGCACCTTTTATAGTTGAAATCAGATATTCAATActaataaaaaggcaaaaaaaaatttctgtctGAAATTCAATCTGGctaaacttttgttgttttaggcCATAAacaattactaaaattatttcaatttgccaaaaaacatgaatgatTGTTCAGTCCTAATAACAGTGTCTTTACACGCTCTTCTTTAGTTCGTTTGCATTGTGCTTATCTCCAAAGTGTGGAGCTAAAAACGTTTGAAAGCCTGAAAAGTGTTTGAATTTTCTTGCGGGAGAAGAGCGTGAACTCATCTCTCTTTTCCCGTCTCCGCCCCACAGCTCCAACCAAGACGCCGCCAAGTCAGGATGGGTGCAGTTCAGCTGAGCTGTGAGAAGCAAAAAGGCCTCCTCTCAGGTTCCTTACATTCCTGCAGACAGGACGATTGTTGACATAAAGAAGCTTGAGAATAGAGGACGTGTGCGGAGATTTTACAGGTTCATTGCTGAATTTTCTCTGCTCTGGTGCAGAGCCGCCCGCTGACCAACACACTCTAAAGGAACAAAAAGTTAAAGCGGATATTTTTACAGCTCTCCTTTTTCACTCTCTGCTATGCAgtagtttactttttaaaacaagggaAACGTCGTCTTGTCACACTAACTGTGTAAGATATTTATTCGCCGCCTTTAATGGATTGTTCCTTGATTTTTCTAGCTCTGCGTAGTCGTTTCACTGACCTCCTCCGATCAGATTCGTCGTCTCTCTTCGTGACATCACGGTTTGTCTTTCTGTCCCAGAACGATCTCCTCACGCCAACGTCACTCATCTCAAACGTTCATGTTGGGAGAAAGTGTCCCTCGTTCCTCCGGCTGTAAAACAGCACTTCTGTTctcgtttgttttgtttttattcgcgacttgttttaataaatcacaAAACCTCTCTTAATGTTTGATAATCAGCTTTAGGTTactctgtttcttttaaatcatcttCGGGGTGAAGAATCGATTCTCATGCTTTCAGTTATGATCGTATAAATGCCTCATTTCTGTCTATCCTTTCTGGGTCGTGCCTTTTACCCAAAATgaaatctgcttttctttttcctcctgatGAAGTGCCTTCCTGGGAAGACCcctgaaatatataaaaaaatgtaaataaagtgtATATTTGACaggtttcttgttttattttgatagtcgAATCGTTGTAGAGAATAT encodes:
- the necap2 gene encoding adaptin ear-binding coat-associated protein 2, coding for MAAFLKHPGRRGALFGDKSAASKSAEQQQQQQSGGPSIESRKLSFRLLKLSKMAEDSTYESMLCVKPEVHVYRIPPRASNRGYRAADWKLDEPAWSGRLKITAKDKKAFIKLEDRNTGELYAQAPVEQYPGIAVEAVTDSSRYFVIRIEDGTGRHAFIGLGFADRGDSFDFNVALQDHFKWVKQEGDLAKLEASQSSAPKLDLSFKEGQTIKISIGNIKKKDAGGAKPRPLGGGLLPPPPGGKAGGCVLPPPGGLQTLPAAQPSTAPLLDLGSPVAAAQPSSDMWGDFTSAGSNSNQDAAKSGWVQFS